A single Dechloromonas denitrificans DNA region contains:
- a CDS encoding methyl-accepting chemotaxis protein — protein MKKNLPVTDQEVVLSPDTLIVSKTDLKGIITYVNRDFLEISGFAEAELIGEPHNLVRHPDMPVEAFRDLWDTLKQNRPWMGYVKNRCKNGDYYWVEANVTPIWENASVTGYMSVRRRADPAVVRQVDEVYRQFREKRQGRLQIVRGAAVSGGEGWAGKLRDMALSTKLNLVGLCMTAMLFILGFAGDRLGAGAPLIAVGGSVIGFVLLRLVAAGVLQPLRAVSDTFQKIAAGQYANKFDFNRNDELGQVLQSMQAMQIKLGCDVAEANRIGEENLRVRIGLDNVATNVMIADDALNIIYMNRAIHEMFAAAESDIRKDLPQFSRATLIGTNIDIFHKHPAHQRGLLAGLSGTHRALIELGGRTFSLAVTPVINERRQRVGFAVEWLDRTAEVAVEEEVADIVSGAARGDFARRVTVDGKSGFFLRLANDLNQLLTISQQGLDDIAHVLGAMADGDLTKTISANYEGTFGRLKDGANLTVNRLREIVDHIKQSTDAINTAAKEIAAGNQDLSSRTEEQASSLEETASSMEQLTSTVKQNAENSRQANELAGSAQQVAVKGGEIVGQVVQTMSAIHQSSRKIAEIIGVIDGIAFQTNILALNAAVEAARAGEQGRGFAVVATEVRNLAQRSAAAAKEIKGLISDSVEKVETGNKLVDQAGQTMEDVVGSVRRVATIMADISAASREQSSGIEQVCLAVTQMDEVTQQNAALVEQAAAAAESLEEQVYSLAEAVSVFQLTESGPVREMASRVSPGRQQQSRAERLGARKAPALPASLDDEWEEF, from the coding sequence ATGAAGAAAAATTTGCCGGTAACGGACCAGGAAGTCGTGCTCAGCCCCGACACGCTTATCGTTTCCAAAACGGACCTCAAGGGGATCATTACCTACGTTAATCGGGATTTTCTCGAAATCAGCGGGTTTGCCGAGGCCGAACTGATAGGCGAGCCACACAATCTGGTGCGTCACCCGGACATGCCGGTCGAGGCGTTTCGCGATCTGTGGGATACCTTGAAGCAAAATCGGCCATGGATGGGGTACGTCAAGAATCGCTGCAAGAATGGCGATTACTACTGGGTTGAAGCCAATGTGACGCCGATCTGGGAAAACGCTTCGGTTACCGGCTACATGTCGGTCCGGCGCCGCGCGGATCCGGCGGTTGTCCGCCAAGTTGACGAGGTTTATCGCCAGTTCCGCGAGAAGCGCCAGGGCCGGCTGCAGATTGTCAGGGGGGCGGCGGTTTCCGGCGGCGAAGGGTGGGCCGGCAAGCTGCGCGACATGGCGCTTTCGACCAAGCTGAATCTGGTCGGCCTATGCATGACGGCGATGCTGTTTATCCTCGGCTTTGCCGGCGATCGTCTCGGGGCCGGGGCACCGCTCATTGCGGTGGGCGGCTCAGTCATTGGTTTCGTGTTGTTGCGCCTGGTGGCGGCCGGCGTGCTGCAACCGCTCAGGGCGGTCAGCGATACTTTCCAGAAAATCGCTGCCGGCCAGTACGCCAACAAGTTCGATTTCAACCGTAATGACGAACTCGGCCAGGTCTTGCAGTCCATGCAAGCCATGCAGATCAAGCTCGGCTGTGACGTGGCGGAAGCCAATCGGATCGGCGAGGAGAATCTACGCGTCAGGATCGGTCTGGATAACGTGGCAACCAACGTGATGATCGCCGACGATGCGCTGAACATCATTTACATGAACCGGGCGATACACGAGATGTTTGCCGCGGCGGAAAGCGATATCCGCAAGGACTTGCCGCAATTTTCCCGGGCTACGCTGATCGGCACCAATATCGATATTTTCCACAAGCATCCGGCGCATCAGCGCGGCCTGCTGGCCGGGCTAAGTGGCACGCATCGGGCGTTGATCGAACTGGGCGGCCGGACGTTCTCCCTGGCCGTGACGCCGGTGATCAATGAGCGTCGGCAACGCGTCGGGTTCGCCGTTGAATGGCTTGATCGTACGGCTGAAGTGGCGGTCGAGGAGGAGGTTGCCGACATTGTCAGCGGGGCGGCGCGCGGTGATTTTGCGCGGCGCGTTACGGTCGATGGTAAAAGCGGCTTCTTTTTGCGCCTGGCCAACGATCTCAATCAGCTGCTGACGATCAGCCAGCAAGGTCTCGATGACATCGCCCATGTGCTTGGCGCCATGGCCGACGGCGATCTGACCAAGACGATATCGGCCAATTACGAAGGGACTTTCGGGCGGCTGAAAGACGGTGCCAACCTGACGGTAAACCGTTTGCGCGAAATCGTCGATCACATCAAACAGTCGACGGATGCGATCAATACTGCGGCCAAGGAAATCGCCGCCGGCAACCAGGATCTTTCCAGCCGCACCGAAGAGCAGGCGAGCAGCCTGGAGGAAACGGCGTCGAGCATGGAGCAACTGACCAGCACCGTCAAACAGAACGCCGAGAACTCGCGGCAAGCCAATGAACTGGCCGGTAGCGCCCAGCAGGTCGCCGTCAAGGGCGGCGAAATCGTCGGGCAGGTTGTCCAGACGATGAGTGCCATTCACCAGTCGAGCAGAAAAATCGCCGAAATTATCGGCGTCATCGACGGCATTGCCTTCCAGACCAATATCCTGGCCCTCAACGCTGCAGTCGAAGCGGCCCGGGCAGGCGAGCAGGGGCGCGGCTTCGCCGTCGTGGCGACCGAGGTGCGCAACCTGGCCCAGCGTAGTGCGGCGGCGGCCAAGGAAATCAAGGGCTTGATCTCCGATTCCGTCGAAAAAGTCGAAACCGGCAATAAACTGGTCGACCAAGCGGGGCAGACCATGGAAGATGTGGTGGGCAGCGTCAGACGCGTCGCCACGATCATGGCCGACATTTCCGCGGCCAGCCGCGAACAGAGTTCAGGCATCGAGCAGGTCTGCCTCGCGGTGACTCAGATGGATGAAGTGACGCAGCAGAACGCGGCGCTGGTCGAACAGGCGGCGGCGGCAGCAGAGAGCCTTGAAGAGCAGGTGTACAGCCTGGCCGAGGCCGTATCGGTATTTCAGCTGACCGAGAGCGGGCCGGTCCGGGAAATGGCGAGCCGGGTGTCACCGGGACGACAACAACAATCCAGGGCGGAGCGGCTGGGCGCCAGGAAGGCGCCGGCGCTTCCGGCCTCTTTGGACGATGAATGGGAGGAGTTTTGA
- the cheY gene encoding chemotaxis response regulator CheY produces MAADPKMRFLVVDDFSTMRRIVRNLLKELGFTNVDEAEDGAIALQKLQGGGFEFVVTDWNMPNMDGLTLLQSIRATPNLKHLPVLMITAEAKKENIIAAAQAGASGYIVKPFTAGTLSEKLNKIFEKMGQA; encoded by the coding sequence ATGGCAGCTGATCCAAAAATGAGATTCCTGGTGGTGGATGATTTTTCCACCATGCGTCGAATTGTTCGCAATCTTCTCAAGGAACTGGGCTTTACCAATGTCGATGAAGCCGAAGATGGCGCAATCGCATTGCAGAAGCTGCAGGGTGGTGGGTTCGAGTTTGTCGTTACCGACTGGAACATGCCGAACATGGATGGCTTGACCCTGCTGCAATCGATCAGGGCAACTCCCAATCTCAAGCATTTGCCGGTGTTGATGATTACCGCTGAGGCCAAGAAGGAAAACATTATTGCCGCGGCTCAAGCTGGTGCCAGCGGATATATTGTCAAGCCGTTCACGGCCGGGACCTTGTCAGAAAAGCTGAACAAGATTTTCGAGAAAATGGGCCAGGCCTAA
- a CDS encoding CheR family methyltransferase, whose product MIDLKKPGFPPSSTTSSLTGGLPPREQGAREFVFSAADFERVRKLIYQHAGISLSPVKQDMVYSRLARRLRATGKQTFVDYLDALEKNGGDEWERFVNSLTTNLTSFFREPHHFPILAEHLRQIGTRRPIRIWCSAASTGEEPYSIAITVAETFGTNTSHVSIVASDLDTNVLATARKAVYPLERVEKLSPERLRKFFMRGTGSQEGYVSVRPELKDMIEFQRVNLLDAHYSVKGPLDIIFCRNVMIYFDKPTQYKILSRFAPMLQPDGLMLAGHSESFLHAADLFKSLGKTVYALAKPR is encoded by the coding sequence ATGATAGATCTCAAAAAGCCGGGGTTTCCTCCGTCCTCAACAACTAGTTCCTTGACGGGGGGCTTGCCGCCCCGCGAGCAGGGGGCGCGGGAATTCGTTTTTTCCGCCGCTGATTTCGAACGGGTTCGCAAGCTGATTTATCAGCACGCCGGCATCTCGTTGTCGCCGGTCAAGCAGGACATGGTGTATTCGCGGCTGGCCCGCCGTCTTCGGGCGACCGGCAAACAGACTTTTGTCGATTATCTCGATGCCCTGGAAAAGAACGGCGGCGATGAATGGGAGCGTTTCGTCAATTCATTGACCACCAACCTGACCTCGTTTTTCCGCGAACCGCATCACTTTCCGATTCTTGCCGAACACCTGCGGCAAATCGGTACGCGGCGCCCGATCCGTATCTGGTGTTCGGCGGCATCGACTGGCGAAGAGCCTTATTCGATCGCCATAACGGTGGCCGAAACCTTCGGTACCAATACCTCGCATGTCTCGATCGTCGCCTCCGATCTTGATACCAACGTGCTGGCAACTGCCCGGAAAGCTGTCTATCCGCTTGAGCGGGTCGAGAAACTTTCGCCGGAGCGTTTGCGCAAGTTTTTCATGCGCGGAACCGGTAGCCAGGAAGGCTATGTCTCCGTCCGGCCCGAGTTGAAGGACATGATCGAGTTTCAACGGGTCAATCTGCTGGATGCGCACTATTCGGTCAAAGGGCCGCTCGACATCATCTTCTGCCGCAATGTGATGATCTATTTCGACAAGCCGACCCAGTACAAGATACTTTCCCGATTTGCGCCCATGCTGCAGCCGGATGGTTTGATGTTGGCTGGGCATTCGGAGAGTTTCTTGCACGCGGCCGATCTGTTCAAGTCGTTGGGCAAGACGGTCTACGCCCTGGCCAAGCCCAGGTAG
- a CDS encoding chemotaxis protein, with protein MSELLKNIDARTKLAGTNKLEILLFFLGVDHRTGRRETYGINVFKVREVMRTPLITAAPEMPASVEGMVSLRGALVPVIDLAKYSGISAETPREIMIVTEYNGHTQGFLVEGVDTILRLDWSKMRVPPEMLTAQTGGLVTAVTELEDGRLVMMMDVEKVLSETTGIDNEIMFRGVVPLDRPDATVFYCDDSSVARKQIERTLSVMGVKGISAVNGRMMWEELERVATYAQTIDKPVSSIVSLVLTDIEMPEMDGYILTRRIKSDPRFNGVPVIMHSSLSGMSNQQLGLSVGVDEYVPKFEPQRLSETLARRLGVENVPVKAA; from the coding sequence ATGTCAGAGTTGTTAAAAAATATTGATGCGCGAACGAAGCTTGCAGGCACCAACAAGCTTGAGATTTTGTTGTTCTTTCTTGGCGTGGACCACCGAACAGGCCGCCGGGAAACCTATGGCATCAATGTTTTCAAGGTGCGCGAGGTGATGCGGACTCCGCTTATTACCGCGGCTCCCGAGATGCCGGCTTCAGTCGAGGGAATGGTTAGTCTGCGTGGCGCGCTGGTCCCTGTCATCGACTTGGCCAAGTATTCGGGAATTTCGGCTGAAACGCCGCGCGAGATCATGATCGTGACCGAATATAACGGCCATACGCAAGGCTTTCTGGTCGAGGGGGTCGATACGATTCTGCGCCTTGACTGGAGCAAGATGCGTGTCCCGCCGGAAATGCTGACGGCCCAGACCGGTGGTTTGGTAACCGCCGTGACCGAGCTCGAAGATGGTCGGCTGGTGATGATGATGGATGTCGAAAAGGTGCTTTCCGAAACGACCGGTATCGACAACGAAATAATGTTCCGCGGCGTCGTGCCCCTGGATCGGCCGGATGCCACGGTTTTCTATTGCGACGACTCCAGTGTGGCGCGCAAACAGATCGAGCGAACCTTGTCGGTGATGGGGGTCAAGGGCATCAGTGCGGTGAATGGCCGCATGATGTGGGAAGAGCTTGAGCGTGTGGCGACCTATGCGCAGACTATTGATAAACCGGTTTCGTCGATTGTCAGCTTGGTGTTGACCGATATCGAGATGCCGGAAATGGATGGTTACATCCTGACCAGAAGAATCAAATCCGACCCGCGCTTCAACGGGGTTCCGGTGATCATGCATTCATCCCTGTCAGGCATGTCGAACCAGCAGCTCGGCCTGTCGGTCGGGGTCGATGAATACGTGCCCAAGTTCGAGCCGCAGCGGTTGTCGGAAACCCTGGCTCGCCGCCTGGGTGTCGAGAACGTGCCGGTCAAGGCAGCGTGA
- the cheZ gene encoding protein phosphatase CheZ, with the protein MSTTNDSNDLEALFDSIASDYAPAPAAVVAPVAAPAASSAPSGPDSDDLQALFDSVAADAQAANADDVSNEEWPKQEAVFNRIGHMARALHDTLGQLGYDKFLEKTVSALPDAKDRLAYIANLTEQAACRVLNATDIAGPLVNEVENDSRALGARWDQVFANQMGTDEFKKLATETRAFLSEQLPQKTQATHAQLTEIMMAQDFQDLTGQVIKKIVGLAQELESGLMGVLIEVLPETKRTVEVTSLMNGPVVNAAGRTDVVVNQEQVDDLLDSLGF; encoded by the coding sequence ATGAGTACAACCAACGATTCCAACGACCTCGAGGCACTCTTCGATTCAATCGCCTCCGACTACGCCCCGGCGCCTGCCGCGGTCGTGGCGCCTGTTGCCGCGCCGGCTGCCAGCTCGGCACCGAGTGGTCCTGACAGCGATGACCTTCAGGCCTTGTTCGATAGCGTGGCCGCCGATGCACAAGCCGCCAACGCGGACGATGTTTCCAATGAGGAATGGCCAAAGCAGGAAGCCGTCTTCAATCGTATCGGTCACATGGCGCGTGCCTTGCACGATACCCTTGGCCAGCTTGGCTATGACAAGTTTCTCGAAAAGACTGTCTCGGCCCTGCCGGATGCCAAGGACCGCCTGGCCTATATTGCCAATCTGACGGAACAGGCTGCCTGTCGTGTTCTGAACGCCACCGATATCGCCGGTCCGCTGGTTAACGAGGTCGAAAATGACTCTCGCGCGCTCGGCGCGCGTTGGGACCAGGTTTTCGCCAATCAGATGGGGACTGATGAGTTCAAGAAGTTGGCGACGGAAACGCGAGCCTTCCTGAGCGAGCAGTTGCCGCAAAAAACCCAGGCGACCCATGCGCAGCTGACTGAAATCATGATGGCCCAGGATTTTCAGGATCTTACCGGGCAGGTAATCAAGAAAATCGTAGGTCTGGCGCAAGAGCTGGAATCCGGGTTGATGGGGGTGCTCATCGAAGTGCTTCCTGAGACGAAGCGGACTGTAGAAGTGACCAGTCTGATGAATGGCCCTGTTGTCAATGCGGCGGGCCGTACCGATGTTGTCGTTAACCAAGAGCAAGTCGATGATTTGCTGGATAGCCTCGGTTTCTGA
- the cheD gene encoding chemoreceptor glutamine deamidase CheD: MAHAYDEHLASNRYHDRNFGLEAAKILPGEYFVSESGMLLVTVLGSCVAACIRDTDAGVGGMNHFMLPDDGGRETVGSSARYGTYAMEVLINHLLKMGARRNRLEAKVFGGGAVLASLSSSNVGVRNAEFVLNYLKTEKIPVVAKDLLDSYPRKVYYFPQTGRVLVKKLHRVHNETLFSRERDYKERLSSAKVEGDIELFI; the protein is encoded by the coding sequence GTGGCGCACGCCTACGACGAGCATCTGGCCAGCAATCGTTACCATGATCGGAACTTCGGGCTGGAGGCAGCGAAGATTTTGCCCGGGGAGTACTTCGTCTCCGAAAGCGGGATGCTGCTGGTAACGGTCCTTGGCTCATGTGTTGCCGCCTGCATTCGCGATACCGATGCCGGCGTTGGCGGGATGAATCATTTCATGTTGCCCGATGACGGCGGGCGGGAGACAGTCGGTTCTTCGGCACGCTATGGCACTTATGCCATGGAAGTGTTGATCAATCATCTGCTCAAAATGGGCGCCCGACGCAATCGCCTGGAGGCCAAGGTTTTCGGTGGTGGGGCGGTTCTGGCGAGTCTGTCGAGCAGCAATGTCGGCGTGCGCAATGCCGAGTTCGTGCTGAATTACCTGAAGACAGAAAAAATTCCTGTCGTGGCCAAGGATTTGCTTGATTCATATCCACGAAAAGTCTATTACTTTCCGCAAACTGGGCGTGTTCTGGTAAAGAAGTTGCACCGGGTGCACAATGAAACCTTGTTCAGTCGCGAACGCGACTACAAGGAGCGTCTGTCAAGCGCCAAGGTGGAAGGCGATATCGAATTGTTCATTTGA
- a CDS encoding chemotaxis protein, producing the protein MNLVENKNLLDSVDARTRLAGSNKMEILLFTLGTREIFGINVFKVREVGRTPHITKTPNMPRGVEGLISLRGNVIPVLSLAPFMQLDGVPEGLGKTMMVAEYSKRTLGFLVHEVDRIIRVDWERVKAPESVLSTNQGLITAVIELDGGGLVSILDVEQVLANAFGEAMIVDITPARVSPDTNVFFVDDSVVARRKIAEVLDKLGVRHKHATNGMEAWTRLQGIAAHSLQSGGNIRDEIRLILVDAEMPEMDGYVLTKNIKSDARFEGVPVVMHSSLSSEANRAMGKSVGVDAYVAKFDAEALADTLRPLIER; encoded by the coding sequence ATGAATCTCGTTGAAAACAAGAATCTGCTCGACAGCGTTGACGCGCGCACTCGCCTTGCAGGTTCCAACAAAATGGAAATCCTGCTTTTTACGCTGGGTACCCGAGAAATATTCGGCATCAATGTCTTCAAGGTGCGTGAAGTGGGGCGGACGCCGCACATCACGAAAACGCCGAATATGCCGCGTGGTGTCGAAGGCTTGATTTCCTTGCGCGGCAATGTGATTCCGGTTCTCTCGCTGGCCCCCTTCATGCAGCTCGACGGTGTTCCGGAGGGCTTGGGCAAGACGATGATGGTTGCCGAATATTCCAAACGGACACTCGGTTTCCTGGTGCACGAGGTTGATCGCATCATTCGCGTGGACTGGGAGCGGGTCAAGGCGCCGGAAAGCGTCTTGTCTACCAATCAGGGGCTGATTACTGCGGTGATCGAACTGGATGGCGGCGGGCTGGTTTCGATCCTTGATGTCGAGCAGGTTTTGGCCAATGCCTTTGGCGAGGCGATGATCGTTGACATCACGCCGGCCAGGGTAAGTCCTGATACCAATGTATTTTTTGTCGATGATTCGGTGGTTGCCCGCCGGAAGATTGCCGAAGTTCTCGATAAATTGGGCGTGCGTCATAAGCATGCTACCAATGGCATGGAGGCATGGACCCGCCTGCAAGGTATCGCGGCCCATTCGCTGCAGAGTGGCGGCAACATTCGCGACGAGATTCGGCTGATTCTGGTTGATGCGGAAATGCCCGAGATGGACGGCTATGTGCTGACCAAAAACATCAAATCAGACGCCCGTTTCGAGGGAGTGCCGGTCGTCATGCACTCGTCTCTGTCCTCCGAAGCCAATCGTGCGATGGGCAAATCGGTGGGCGTTGATGCCTATGTCGCAAAATTCGATGCCGAGGCGCTGGCTGATACATTGCGTCCCTTGATTGAACGATAA
- a CDS encoding protein-glutamate methylesterase/protein-glutamine glutaminase encodes MPKKTRVLIVDDSATMRSVLAEMINATPDLEVVGMAPDAVVAREMIKALNPDVLTLDFNMPKMDGVEFLDRLMRLRPMPVVMVSSFTEAGSETTLKALELGAVDFIGKPRADGSKRMEDYAEELTEKIRGARGARVRRLSTPHAGASSPAPLPSSASPTSPARSMPSGKILFVGASTGGTEAIKDFLLGLPADCPPVLIVQHMPEAFTASFARRLDGLCAPRVLEAQGNEKVESGKVYIAPGHSHLRIRRTPSGYVTELLATEPVNRHRPSVDVLFDSAASLVGRQAIGVILTGMGKDGAQGLLRMRQSGARTFGQDEASCVVYGMPREAFLIGAVEEQCGLDDISKRVLQAASR; translated from the coding sequence ATGCCGAAAAAAACCCGAGTATTGATCGTTGATGATTCCGCAACAATGCGCAGCGTGCTGGCTGAGATGATCAATGCTACGCCGGATCTGGAGGTTGTCGGCATGGCTCCCGATGCTGTCGTTGCCCGTGAAATGATCAAGGCGCTCAATCCTGATGTGCTGACGCTCGATTTCAATATGCCGAAGATGGATGGCGTGGAGTTTCTCGATCGTCTGATGCGTCTGCGGCCGATGCCGGTGGTGATGGTTTCATCCTTCACCGAAGCCGGGTCGGAGACGACATTGAAAGCGCTTGAGCTGGGGGCGGTCGATTTCATCGGCAAACCGCGAGCCGACGGCAGTAAACGCATGGAAGACTACGCGGAGGAACTGACCGAGAAAATTCGCGGCGCCCGGGGGGCCCGGGTTCGCCGTTTGTCGACGCCGCATGCCGGGGCGTCGTCTCCGGCGCCGCTCCCGTCATCTGCTTCCCCGACGTCGCCGGCGCGCAGCATGCCGAGCGGCAAAATCCTTTTCGTCGGCGCGTCGACCGGCGGAACCGAGGCGATCAAGGATTTTCTCCTCGGGCTTCCCGCCGATTGTCCGCCTGTTCTGATCGTTCAGCATATGCCGGAGGCGTTTACCGCCTCCTTCGCTCGCCGTCTTGATGGCCTTTGCGCGCCCCGCGTATTGGAAGCCCAAGGAAATGAAAAGGTCGAATCGGGGAAAGTGTATATCGCACCCGGGCACTCCCATTTGAGGATCCGCCGCACGCCGTCGGGTTATGTTACCGAGTTGCTTGCGACGGAACCGGTGAACCGGCATCGGCCTTCGGTCGACGTGCTTTTCGATTCGGCTGCCAGCCTGGTCGGGCGGCAAGCCATCGGCGTCATTCTCACCGGAATGGGCAAGGATGGTGCACAAGGATTGCTGCGCATGCGTCAGTCCGGCGCTCGTACCTTCGGGCAGGACGAGGCGAGCTGCGTGGTATATGGGATGCCGCGCGAAGCTTTTCTGATCGGGGCTGTCGAGGAACAGTGCGGGCTTGACGACATTTCCAAGCGCGTTTTGCAGGCGGCGAGCCGCTAG
- a CDS encoding STAS domain-containing protein: MHANVLTEAGKTVIKLTGRFDFNTHREFRGAYEPLVGDPTIRTVVVDLSGVDYLDSSALGMLLMLRDKLGGANKEVALAGVRGNVKQVLDIANFSKLFPIL, from the coding sequence ATGCACGCAAATGTTCTCACGGAAGCTGGAAAAACAGTGATCAAACTGACCGGCAGGTTCGACTTCAACACCCATCGCGAGTTTCGCGGCGCCTATGAACCACTGGTCGGCGATCCGACGATTCGCACCGTGGTTGTTGATCTGTCGGGGGTCGACTACCTCGATAGTTCGGCGCTCGGCATGCTGCTGATGTTGCGCGACAAGTTGGGGGGAGCCAACAAGGAGGTTGCACTGGCCGGAGTTCGTGGTAACGTAAAGCAAGTGCTAGATATTGCCAATTTTAGTAAATTATTCCCAATTTTGTAA